The proteins below come from a single Microcoleus sp. FACHB-68 genomic window:
- a CDS encoding response regulator, protein MEPAKAIFNSQISSINNSTDNKERKKAARFLLRNQEKSLDFNATDRYLQTDFAKIALLVDLEESLQNVDKLLNLKHNFQETSKCVSEEIKESLTSLVQECLLLGKVLNLVWLKDTAELLEQALKEQKIPLNELGMTAVAHIRQMREEFLGEMPAQREREEEILQPSTSTSSPEIPERFLKYLVVNDSNLTGTPSLNLRMPVARLDRMCNTVGELFINYEQLTVYQQQLDQASRKLKQHFQKLTPISEQTRAFLDQHSSKRINQEELNLEDEEINLTSQSAAFNFQTPTQIRGFQELLVQVRETRADVDLIAHELQETLEQLHTSIERLHEDLTESRLVPFGLLAERFKASLQMLRQQYHKSVELVVEGQETLVDQAVLQQLQAPLTQLFRNAFVYGIELPAERKAKGKLPMAKITLSAAIQGSHVLISLADDGHGIDSQKVYQRAVEMGLISPLDLEFGDQEPALTSGEILEFLFAPGFSTAATVSDLSGWGVGLDIVRHQVGHLRGSVQVETAVSQGTKFTITIPLTLSILTLLLCRCGQQTLAIPSIDVLEVISLSESTAPTKDHFNALPSLLLEADESGMIHWHDRSVPLFSLIELLPYRRVDLLPAAPALSSKLGIVLDVCGEPVVVAVDALLGERELVLKPFDSTVPVPIYIAGCTVLGTGEVVPVLSPNQLNELMNQAKQARLTDNLIGSNNYEKFKIKNQDNLLYSQTINPSVLIVDDSITVCRALDKLLSEAGYQVVQCRNGKEALEQLHQLGESFDLVISDIEMPRLDGFALLAEIRAHPNTRNLPVAILTSRESDSLRQQAMSLGATAYFTKPWEPAQLLDAIAVLITS, encoded by the coding sequence ATGGAACCTGCAAAAGCAATTTTTAATTCTCAAATTTCATCAATTAATAACTCTACAGACAATAAAGAACGGAAAAAAGCAGCAAGATTTCTATTAAGAAATCAAGAAAAAAGTCTTGATTTTAACGCTACAGACAGATACTTACAAACGGATTTTGCAAAAATTGCGCTCTTGGTTGACTTAGAAGAGTCTCTACAAAACGTTGACAAACTGCTGAATTTAAAACACAATTTTCAAGAAACGAGCAAATGCGTTTCCGAAGAAATTAAGGAGTCACTCACGAGCTTAGTACAAGAATGTCTTCTGTTAGGAAAAGTGTTGAACTTAGTTTGGTTGAAAGACACGGCTGAATTACTTGAGCAGGCGCTAAAAGAGCAGAAGATCCCACTCAATGAGTTGGGAATGACTGCGGTTGCACACATCCGACAGATGAGAGAGGAATTTCTTGGGGAGATGCCGGCACAACGGGAAAGAGAGGAAGAAATTTTGCAACCCTCAACTTCCACGTCCTCACCAGAAATTCCAGAGCGATTTTTGAAATATTTGGTTGTCAATGATAGCAATTTAACTGGAACACCTAGTTTAAATTTGCGGATGCCGGTGGCGCGACTGGATCGAATGTGCAACACGGTTGGCGAGTTATTTATTAATTATGAACAGTTGACTGTCTATCAGCAACAACTGGATCAAGCAAGTCGAAAGCTTAAACAACATTTTCAAAAACTTACTCCTATTTCTGAGCAAACAAGGGCTTTCTTAGATCAGCATTCATCGAAGCGAATAAACCAGGAAGAATTAAACTTAGAGGATGAAGAAATTAATTTAACTTCTCAATCAGCGGCTTTTAATTTTCAAACGCCTACTCAGATACGAGGGTTTCAAGAACTGCTCGTGCAGGTGCGTGAAACCAGAGCTGATGTGGATTTGATTGCCCATGAACTGCAGGAAACTCTGGAGCAGCTACACACCTCTATCGAACGGTTACATGAAGATTTAACCGAGTCGCGTTTGGTTCCTTTTGGGCTGCTGGCAGAGCGGTTTAAGGCTTCTTTGCAAATGCTGAGACAGCAATATCACAAGTCTGTGGAATTGGTAGTTGAAGGTCAAGAAACGTTGGTGGATCAGGCAGTTTTGCAACAATTGCAAGCACCTTTAACACAGCTATTTCGTAATGCTTTTGTCTACGGCATTGAGCTGCCGGCAGAACGAAAAGCTAAAGGCAAATTGCCGATGGCTAAAATCACTTTGTCAGCTGCAATTCAAGGCAGTCATGTTCTTATTTCCCTCGCTGATGATGGGCACGGAATTGATTCTCAAAAAGTATATCAGCGGGCAGTAGAAATGGGGCTAATTTCACCTCTTGATTTAGAATTTGGCGATCAAGAGCCGGCTTTGACGAGTGGTGAAATTCTTGAGTTTCTATTTGCACCTGGATTCTCAACGGCAGCAACGGTGAGCGATCTATCAGGGTGGGGCGTGGGTTTAGATATTGTTCGACATCAGGTTGGGCATCTGCGGGGATCGGTACAGGTTGAAACTGCTGTAAGTCAAGGCACAAAATTTACGATAACGATTCCTTTGACTTTAAGTATTTTGACTTTATTACTTTGCCGGTGTGGGCAACAAACGCTAGCGATTCCATCAATTGATGTTTTAGAGGTTATTAGCTTATCGGAAAGTACGGCACCGACTAAAGATCATTTTAATGCTTTACCATCTCTTCTTTTAGAAGCAGATGAAAGCGGGATGATTCATTGGCATGATCGATCCGTACCGCTATTTTCGTTAATCGAATTACTTCCCTACCGGCGCGTAGATTTACTGCCGGCAGCACCTGCTTTGTCATCTAAATTAGGAATCGTTCTGGATGTATGCGGTGAGCCGGTTGTGGTGGCAGTAGACGCACTTTTAGGAGAGCGAGAACTGGTTTTGAAACCGTTTGATTCAACGGTGCCGGTGCCGATTTATATTGCCGGCTGCACGGTACTCGGAACCGGCGAAGTTGTGCCGGTGTTGTCGCCCAATCAGTTAAATGAGTTAATGAACCAGGCGAAACAAGCAAGACTTACTGACAATTTAATCGGCTCTAACAATTATGAAAAATTTAAAATAAAAAATCAAGATAATCTTTTATATTCTCAAACGATAAACCCTTCGGTTTTAATTGTAGATGATTCGATAACCGTGTGCCGAGCTTTAGATAAATTGCTAAGTGAAGCGGGATATCAAGTGGTGCAGTGCCGCAACGGAAAAGAGGCTTTGGAACAACTTCACCAGTTAGGTGAGAGTTTTGATTTAGTGATTTCAGATATTGAAATGCCTCGTTTAGATGGGTTCGCCTTACTGGCAGAAATTCGCGCTCATCCTAACACCAGGAACTTGCCGGTTGCCATTTTAACCTCCCGTGAAAGTGATTCCCTCCGGCAACAAGCCATGAGTTTAGGTGCGACGGCTTATTTCACTAAACCTTGGGAGCCGGCACAGTTACTCGATGCAATTGCCGTGCTAATCACATCTTGA